In the genome of Rhodoplanes sp. Z2-YC6860, one region contains:
- the galE gene encoding UDP-glucose 4-epimerase GalE, with amino-acid sequence MTVLVTGGAGYIGSHTVHDLVDAGERVVVLDNLSTGFVSALPRPMLPVVGDVGDQALVASLIERHRVEAIIHFAGSTIVPESMKDPLGYYGNNTANSRALIEAAVNGGVKHFIFSSTAAVYGNPARVPVFEDDPTVPLSPYGWSKLMTEQMLRDTSAAHPLTHVALRYFNVAGADPKLRTGLQTPGATHLIKVAVEAALGRRGRIDVFGSDYDTPDGTCIRDFIHVSDLARAHRAALNYLRSGRKSVTLNCGYGRGYSVREVLDAVTRGAGHPFPVKFAGRRDGDIVVSVAGAKRIREVLDWTPEFENLDTIVGHALAWEHKLKAKDAPFREALSA; translated from the coding sequence ATGACCGTCCTTGTCACCGGGGGCGCTGGCTATATCGGCAGCCACACGGTGCACGATCTCGTCGACGCCGGCGAGCGCGTGGTCGTGCTCGACAACCTTTCGACCGGTTTCGTGTCGGCACTGCCGCGGCCCATGCTGCCGGTGGTCGGCGATGTCGGCGATCAGGCGCTGGTCGCTTCGCTGATCGAACGGCACCGCGTCGAGGCGATCATCCATTTCGCGGGCTCCACCATCGTGCCGGAATCGATGAAGGACCCGCTTGGCTATTACGGTAACAACACCGCGAATTCGCGCGCGCTGATCGAGGCCGCGGTCAACGGCGGCGTGAAACACTTCATCTTCTCCTCGACCGCAGCGGTCTACGGCAATCCGGCGCGCGTGCCGGTGTTCGAGGATGACCCGACCGTGCCGCTGTCGCCTTACGGCTGGTCGAAGCTGATGACCGAGCAGATGCTGCGCGACACGTCGGCGGCGCATCCGCTCACCCACGTGGCGCTGCGCTACTTCAACGTGGCGGGCGCCGATCCGAAGCTCCGCACCGGCTTGCAGACGCCGGGCGCGACGCACCTCATCAAGGTGGCGGTCGAGGCGGCGCTTGGCCGCCGCGGGCGCATCGACGTGTTCGGCTCCGATTACGACACGCCGGACGGCACCTGCATCCGCGATTTCATCCATGTCAGCGATCTGGCGCGGGCGCATCGCGCGGCACTGAACTATCTGCGCTCGGGCCGCAAGAGCGTAACGCTCAATTGCGGCTATGGCCGCGGCTATTCGGTGCGCGAGGTGCTGGACGCCGTGACCCGCGGCGCCGGCCATCCGTTCCCTGTCAAATTCGCCGGCCGCCGCGACGGCGACATCGTGGTCTCGGTCGCGGGCGCCAAGCGGATCCGCGAGGTGCTCGACTGGACGCCGGAGTTCGAGAACCTTGACACCATCGTCGGCCACGCGCTCGCCTGGGAGCACAAGCTCAAGGCCAAGGATGCGCCCTTCCGCGAGGCACTTTCCGCCTAA
- a CDS encoding cytochrome P460 family protein yields MKRTPLFMTMAGAVSLAVASGIALAAQDKYTVKVPGGLAFSEFKGYESWQVVATSQNDKLAAVILANPVMIKAFQAGAPGNGKTFPDGSKMAKIHWTPKKNSYFPDTTIPGALHDVDFMVKSSKRFADSGGWGWAVFKYDAASETFSPGTTADQPPQGNDAKCGFSCHTTVKARDYVFTDYGKR; encoded by the coding sequence ATGAAACGAACTCCACTCTTTATGACGATGGCTGGTGCAGTGTCGCTTGCTGTTGCAAGCGGGATAGCCCTTGCCGCGCAGGACAAGTACACCGTGAAGGTGCCGGGCGGACTCGCATTCTCCGAGTTCAAGGGATACGAAAGCTGGCAGGTCGTAGCCACCAGTCAGAACGACAAGTTGGCCGCTGTGATCCTCGCCAATCCCGTGATGATCAAGGCCTTCCAGGCTGGCGCTCCCGGCAATGGCAAGACCTTCCCCGACGGCTCCAAGATGGCGAAAATCCATTGGACGCCGAAAAAGAACTCGTACTTCCCGGATACGACAATTCCGGGCGCCCTGCATGACGTAGACTTCATGGTGAAGAGCAGCAAGAGGTTCGCGGACAGCGGCGGGTGGGGCTGGGCCGTGTTCAAGTATGACGCCGCGTCCGAGACGTTTTCGCCCGGCACCACGGCCGACCAGCCGCCGCAGGGGAACGATGCCAAGTGCGGGTTTTCGTGCCACACGACGGTGAAGGCGAGAGACTACGTCTTCACAGATTACGGCAAGCGCTGA
- a CDS encoding fumarylacetoacetate hydrolase family protein — MSNGKHYVIPPPPQAALAVAGSSDLFPVRRIWCVGRNYLEHIKEMGQDEREPPFFFAKPADAIVPDGGTSPYPSLTKDMHHEVELVVALKSGGRYIPVDKALDCVWGYGVGIDLTRRDLQIASRDIKRPWEVGKAFDASAPCGPLMPVSRIGHPSKGKIVLKCNGKVRQDGDLAQMIWNVPETISKLSEMVALDAGDIIMTGTPSGVAACVAGDKLECEVEGVGKLTVMIGQPLK; from the coding sequence ATGAGCAACGGCAAGCACTACGTCATTCCGCCGCCGCCCCAGGCCGCCCTTGCGGTCGCCGGATCGAGCGATCTGTTCCCGGTCCGCCGCATCTGGTGCGTCGGCCGCAACTATCTCGAGCACATCAAGGAGATGGGCCAGGACGAGCGCGAGCCGCCGTTCTTCTTCGCCAAGCCCGCCGACGCGATCGTGCCGGACGGCGGCACCTCGCCCTATCCGTCCCTGACCAAGGACATGCACCACGAGGTCGAGCTGGTGGTCGCGCTCAAGAGCGGCGGCCGCTACATCCCGGTCGACAAGGCGCTCGACTGCGTCTGGGGCTACGGCGTCGGCATCGACCTGACCCGCCGCGACCTGCAGATCGCCTCGCGCGACATCAAGCGGCCGTGGGAAGTCGGCAAGGCGTTCGACGCCTCGGCGCCGTGCGGCCCGTTGATGCCGGTCAGCCGCATCGGCCACCCGAGCAAGGGCAAGATCGTGCTCAAGTGCAACGGCAAGGTCCGCCAGGATGGCGACCTCGCGCAGATGATCTGGAACGTGCCGGAGACGATCTCCAAGCTGTCGGAAATGGTGGCGCTCGATGCGGGCGACATCATCATGACCGGCACGCCATCGGGCGTTGCGGCTTGCGTTGCGGGCGACAAGCTCGAATGCGAGGTCGAGGGTGTCGGCAAGCTGACGGTCATGATCGGCCAGCCGCTGAAATAA
- a CDS encoding efflux RND transporter periplasmic adaptor subunit, producing MIRQRIFWIVSLVVVLCAAAFFYRTSSDTSSTRRAGRDTAAPVTTTAAKAEEFAIRRRTIGIVESIATVVVKSRLDSQVTEQHIRDGQLVKKGDLLFTLDDRDVKAAVARDQAQVEKDQATADRTELDLERYKRLAATNAIPQQQLDQANADHKVALATVEADKAQLRGDQVKLDYTTIEAPISGRTGLIRVTPGNLVSSSDPNGLVTITQVRPIRVSFTLAERDLSLIRKAYITKPPAVVRVYAPGEKDALSTGELEFLDSAVDTASGTIAVKAKFANEDFKLWPGMYVDVEIDLSKRPNTVMIPTVAIQSGQDGPFVFIVKDGKTAEMHKVELVGVEGDRAALASGVNDGDKVIVEGQMRLVDKARVAEGTSSNAGKAAGASQPTESEAAK from the coding sequence GTGATTCGACAGCGGATTTTTTGGATCGTCAGCCTCGTTGTCGTGCTTTGTGCCGCGGCATTTTTCTACCGCACGTCCTCCGATACCTCTTCAACACGACGTGCCGGCCGGGACACCGCGGCCCCGGTCACGACCACCGCGGCGAAAGCCGAGGAGTTCGCCATCCGCCGCCGCACCATCGGCATTGTCGAGTCGATCGCGACCGTCGTCGTCAAATCGCGCCTCGACAGCCAGGTGACCGAGCAGCACATCCGCGACGGCCAGCTCGTCAAGAAGGGCGACCTTCTGTTCACGCTCGACGATCGCGACGTGAAGGCTGCCGTCGCCCGCGATCAGGCGCAGGTCGAGAAGGACCAGGCCACCGCGGATCGAACGGAGCTCGATCTCGAACGCTACAAACGCCTGGCCGCAACCAACGCCATCCCGCAGCAGCAATTGGATCAGGCCAATGCGGATCACAAGGTCGCGCTGGCCACGGTCGAGGCCGACAAGGCGCAGCTTCGCGGCGACCAGGTCAAGCTCGACTACACCACGATCGAGGCGCCGATCAGCGGGCGCACGGGCCTCATTCGCGTCACGCCGGGCAATCTCGTCAGCTCCAGCGATCCCAACGGGCTTGTGACCATCACCCAGGTCCGTCCGATCCGCGTCAGCTTCACGCTTGCCGAGCGGGACCTGTCGCTCATCCGCAAAGCCTACATCACCAAGCCACCCGCGGTGGTGCGGGTCTATGCGCCGGGCGAGAAGGATGCGCTCTCCACCGGCGAGCTCGAATTCCTCGACAGCGCGGTCGACACCGCCTCCGGCACCATCGCGGTGAAGGCCAAGTTCGCCAATGAAGACTTCAAGCTCTGGCCCGGCATGTATGTCGACGTCGAGATCGATCTCTCGAAGCGTCCCAACACCGTGATGATTCCCACGGTCGCGATCCAGAGCGGCCAGGACGGACCGTTCGTGTTCATCGTCAAGGACGGCAAGACAGCCGAGATGCACAAGGTCGAACTGGTCGGCGTTGAAGGCGACCGCGCCGCGCTCGCCTCCGGCGTCAATGATGGCGACAAGGTCATCGTCGAAGGGCAGATGCGCCTCGTTGACAAGGCGCGCGTCGCCGAAGGCACGTCATCGAATGCCGGCAAGGCCGCGGGCGCCAGCCAGCCGACCGAGTCCGAGGCCGCGAAATGA
- the waaC gene encoding lipopolysaccharide heptosyltransferase I, whose product MKDVLFIKTSSLGDVIHQMPAMTEARAHLPGVRFAWVVEEAFAPLARLHPAVNEVIPVAVRRWRKTLMAPSTWAQVSAFRRAVQARSFDEIVDTQGLLKSALIARLARGRRRGYDSKSIKEPLASRFYDVKHPVEWNQHAIARNRALTAAALGYACAGAPDFGLDRAALRAPSEKPYGVLLHATAQAGKEWPEENWRMFAVALGQSDIDLVALHGNDAERERAARIASASPRVRVPERQPLDQVARLIAGASFVVGVDTGLLHLAAALGVPLTAIFLGSEPKLTGPMGQGPIEVLGAKGSPPSVVEVTETVKRLAGLK is encoded by the coding sequence ATGAAGGACGTGCTTTTCATCAAGACTTCGTCGCTGGGGGACGTGATCCATCAGATGCCGGCCATGACCGAGGCGCGGGCGCATCTGCCGGGCGTTCGCTTCGCCTGGGTGGTGGAGGAGGCCTTCGCGCCGCTCGCCCGGCTGCATCCGGCCGTGAATGAGGTGATCCCGGTCGCGGTGCGCCGTTGGCGAAAGACGCTGATGGCGCCTTCGACCTGGGCGCAGGTGTCGGCATTCCGCCGCGCCGTTCAGGCCAGAAGCTTCGATGAGATCGTCGACACGCAAGGCCTGCTCAAGTCGGCGCTGATCGCGCGCCTCGCACGAGGGCGGCGGCGCGGCTACGACAGCAAGAGCATCAAGGAGCCTCTCGCGTCGCGCTTCTACGACGTCAAGCATCCGGTCGAATGGAATCAGCACGCGATCGCGCGCAACCGCGCGCTGACCGCCGCGGCGTTGGGCTATGCGTGCGCGGGCGCCCCGGATTTCGGACTCGACCGTGCGGCGCTTCGTGCACCGAGCGAGAAGCCTTACGGCGTGCTACTGCATGCGACGGCGCAAGCGGGCAAGGAATGGCCGGAGGAAAACTGGCGGATGTTTGCCGTGGCGCTCGGACAGAGCGACATCGATCTTGTGGCGCTGCACGGCAATGACGCGGAGCGCGAGCGCGCGGCGCGCATCGCGAGCGCGTCACCGCGCGTGCGGGTGCCGGAGCGCCAGCCGCTCGATCAGGTGGCGCGGCTGATTGCCGGCGCATCCTTCGTGGTCGGCGTCGACACCGGATTGCTTCATCTTGCGGCAGCCCTCGGCGTGCCACTCACCGCGATCTTTCTCGGCAGCGAGCCGAAGTTGACGGGGCCGATGGGGCAGGGGCCGATCGAGGTGCTTGGCGCCAAAGGCTCACCGCCGTCGGTGGTCGAGGTCACCGAAACCGTGAAGCGGCTCGCGGGACTGAAATAG
- a CDS encoding ABC transporter ATP-binding protein — protein MSERKRSRFFKQDDGSALVRRLLTEQAWSLRHQYAIAFVLMGIGAGGTALGAYLIGNVINAAYVDKNLPAIISLAIVTAIIFIVKALATYGHGVMLARIGNHIIAMNQRRMFDALITQSIGFFSERHSSEFMARLTTGANAASVVINLLVTAIGRDLLSLIGLVAVMFYQDPAMSAFTFFVAPPAFILLRKMIRRIYSISRNQFHGGARILETLQETVQGIRIVKAYTMEDVMRARLEKNVTELEHESNKWARVAHRASPLMEGLGGIAIAGALVYGGFRVLQTGATPGQFFSFLAAFMLAYEPAKRLARLNIELNSGLVGVRVLFEIIDAPPTEPADTNKPPLKITQARIDFQDVLFGYRPQEVTIRGMTFTVEPGKMTALVGPSGGGKSTVFNLMMRFYEPNAGTIRIDGQNIAETSRHSLREQVAYVGQDVFLFHGTIRENIAIGKPGASEDEIVAAAKAAHAHEFISAFPAGYDTQVGERGMQLSGGERQRVAIARALIRNAQIILLDEATAALDSQSERLVQDAMTVLCEGRTTIAIAHRLHTITHADRILVVESGAIVESGRHEELLRKNGRYAAFYRLQIQHDQEPPAPISIASA, from the coding sequence ATGAGCGAAAGAAAACGATCCAGATTCTTCAAGCAGGATGACGGCAGCGCGCTGGTGCGGCGATTGCTGACCGAGCAGGCCTGGAGCCTGCGGCACCAGTACGCCATCGCCTTCGTGCTGATGGGCATTGGCGCGGGCGGCACCGCGCTTGGCGCCTATCTGATCGGCAACGTGATCAACGCGGCCTACGTCGACAAGAACCTGCCGGCGATCATCTCGCTTGCGATCGTCACTGCGATTATCTTCATCGTCAAGGCGCTCGCGACCTACGGTCACGGGGTGATGCTGGCGCGGATCGGCAACCACATCATCGCGATGAACCAGCGGCGCATGTTCGACGCGCTGATCACGCAAAGCATCGGCTTCTTTTCGGAGCGGCACTCGTCGGAGTTCATGGCGCGGCTGACCACCGGCGCCAACGCGGCGAGCGTCGTGATCAATCTCCTGGTCACCGCGATCGGCCGCGATCTGCTGTCGCTGATCGGTCTTGTCGCGGTGATGTTCTATCAGGACCCCGCGATGTCGGCGTTCACGTTCTTCGTGGCGCCGCCGGCCTTCATCCTGCTCCGCAAGATGATCCGCCGCATCTATTCGATCTCACGGAACCAGTTCCACGGCGGCGCGCGCATTCTGGAGACGCTCCAGGAAACCGTGCAAGGCATCCGCATCGTCAAAGCCTACACGATGGAAGACGTGATGCGGGCGCGGCTCGAAAAGAACGTGACCGAGCTCGAACACGAATCCAACAAGTGGGCGCGTGTGGCGCACCGCGCGAGCCCGCTGATGGAAGGTCTCGGCGGGATCGCGATCGCCGGCGCGCTGGTCTATGGCGGCTTCCGTGTGCTGCAGACGGGCGCCACGCCCGGGCAGTTCTTCTCGTTCCTCGCGGCCTTCATGCTGGCCTATGAGCCCGCCAAGCGGCTGGCGCGGCTCAACATCGAGCTGAACTCCGGCCTGGTCGGCGTCCGCGTCCTGTTCGAGATCATCGACGCGCCGCCAACCGAGCCCGCCGACACCAACAAGCCGCCGCTCAAGATCACGCAAGCGCGCATCGATTTCCAGGACGTGCTGTTCGGCTACCGGCCGCAGGAGGTCACGATCCGCGGCATGACGTTCACCGTCGAGCCCGGCAAGATGACCGCGCTGGTCGGGCCGTCAGGCGGCGGCAAGTCGACGGTGTTCAACCTGATGATGCGGTTCTACGAGCCGAACGCCGGCACCATCCGGATCGACGGCCAGAACATCGCCGAAACGTCGCGGCACTCGCTGCGCGAGCAGGTGGCCTATGTCGGGCAGGACGTGTTCCTGTTCCACGGCACGATCCGCGAAAATATCGCGATCGGCAAACCTGGCGCGAGCGAGGACGAGATCGTCGCGGCCGCCAAGGCGGCCCATGCTCACGAATTCATCAGCGCGTTCCCGGCGGGTTACGACACCCAGGTCGGCGAGCGCGGCATGCAGCTCTCCGGCGGCGAGCGCCAGCGCGTCGCGATTGCACGGGCGCTCATCAGGAACGCCCAAATCATCCTGCTGGACGAGGCGACCGCCGCGCTCGACTCGCAGTCGGAACGGCTGGTGCAGGACGCCATGACGGTGCTCTGCGAAGGTCGCACCACGATCGCCATCGCTCATCGGCTGCACACCATCACGCACGCCGACCGCATTCTGGTGGTCGAGAGCGGCGCCATCGTCGAGTCCGGCCGCCACGAGGAGCTCCTTCGCAAGAACGGCCGCTACGCGGCTTTCTACCGGCTCCAGATCCAGCACGATCAGGAACCGCCGGCGCCCATTTCAATCGCCTCGGCTTAG
- a CDS encoding glycosyltransferase has translation MKIAIYNLHFETFGGGERRTAALAAHLAKKHRVTLFVHRPVSIEAIKTIFRIDLSSVEIIPLQNTDHATEIAGRQFDLFVNNSHGSDLRNPTPNGIYMCMFPEAERLDLDSYRIITANSRFTARWIEKRWGRSSEIVYSACQDMGPPSRKEKIILNVGRFFADSAIVHHKRQDALLQTFKRLVDGGLHGWNLVLAGMVGTRQEDKTFVETLRNEAVGYPIQIRPAIEFAELQALYRKSSIYWHATGLGTSALEHPGKQEHLGMSIIEAMSAGAVPVVFNAGGPQEIVNHGVDGFLWDHRSELETLSLGLIEKPAMLQSMSAAAVKRSKAFNVAQFLARMDSVIYKLIPPHIGWLAQARGYIARWR, from the coding sequence TTGAAAATCGCCATTTACAATTTGCATTTTGAAACTTTTGGCGGCGGAGAACGTCGCACGGCGGCTCTCGCCGCACATCTCGCCAAGAAGCACCGGGTTACGCTTTTTGTGCACCGGCCGGTCTCGATCGAGGCGATCAAGACAATCTTCCGGATAGATCTCTCCAGCGTCGAAATCATTCCGTTGCAGAACACGGATCACGCGACAGAAATTGCCGGGCGGCAGTTCGACTTGTTCGTCAACAATTCGCACGGCAGCGATCTGCGAAATCCGACGCCCAACGGAATATACATGTGCATGTTCCCGGAGGCCGAGCGACTCGATCTCGACAGCTATCGGATCATCACAGCCAATTCCCGATTTACCGCCCGATGGATCGAGAAGCGATGGGGCCGCTCGTCGGAAATCGTGTACTCCGCCTGCCAGGACATGGGGCCACCGTCCAGGAAGGAAAAAATCATTCTCAATGTCGGACGGTTTTTCGCGGACAGCGCGATCGTCCACCACAAGCGGCAGGATGCGTTGCTTCAGACCTTCAAACGACTCGTCGATGGCGGCCTTCACGGCTGGAATTTAGTTCTCGCCGGAATGGTTGGAACTCGTCAGGAGGACAAGACATTCGTCGAGACATTGCGAAACGAGGCCGTCGGCTATCCCATCCAAATTCGTCCCGCCATCGAATTCGCCGAACTTCAAGCGTTGTATCGGAAGTCGTCAATCTACTGGCACGCGACAGGGCTTGGAACGTCGGCGCTTGAGCATCCGGGCAAGCAAGAACATCTCGGCATGTCGATCATCGAGGCCATGTCCGCGGGTGCGGTGCCGGTCGTGTTCAACGCCGGAGGCCCGCAAGAGATCGTCAATCACGGCGTCGATGGGTTTCTGTGGGATCATCGGTCCGAGCTTGAGACATTGAGCCTTGGCCTGATCGAGAAGCCGGCTATGCTTCAGAGCATGTCGGCGGCCGCCGTTAAACGCAGCAAAGCATTCAACGTCGCCCAATTTCTGGCGCGCATGGACAGCGTCATCTATAAGCTTATTCCACCCCATATTGGGTGGCTCGCTCAAGCGAGAGGATATATTGCGCGATGGAGATGA
- a CDS encoding efflux RND transporter permease subunit — protein sequence MNVSEFCIRHSVATTLMSAALVVSGMFAYMFLPVAALPRTEFPTVNVTATLSGASPDTMANAVATPLIKQFSAIAGIDSISSSSSQGQTQITITFELSRDIDAAAADVQSAIARVQKQLPQEMTDPPSYRKVNPADAPILLLALSSKIAPLQDLDAFAQQVVSPALSTIDGVAQLQVFGSQKYAVRIQLNPDTLAARGIGVDEVQAAIAAANANTPIGTLKNTQQALTIQARTELSNADQFRNIIVAVRNDRPIRLGELAVVSDSVENNQTASWYNGTRAILLGVYRQPEANTVDVVDQIKKLLPSFESQLPRGAALNVLNDRSTSIREAVHDVQLTLALTVALVIMVIFLFLRKVSATVIPALAVPISLIATLGAMYLLNFSIDNISLLGLTLAVGLVVDDAIVMVENIHRHMEEKGLGAFEAALEGSREIGFTIISITVSLVAVFIPVLLMGGIIGRIFNEFAIVVTVAIAASAFVSLTLTPMLASKILPRPDEHEKAGEPHGWTAFFERGFARVQRGYDRTLQTSLSHKPAMLALFFVTLAGTAWLVVSTPKGLFPQEDIGQLSVSTEARQDVSFEAMVALQQQVADAYQRSPHVASVASVVGGNALNAGKLYVELKPRNERPDLQKVLSDLRRDTARIAGIRTVASAVQNLRIGGRSSRADYQFVLQGLDRPQLYEYSQKMYQAMAADPHFADVNSDLQINATQATLVVDKDKASSLGISAAQLRSTLYSGFGSRQVSTIFGTGDSFAVIMEFNDKVNWTTAELPDVRIRNSAGKLVPIGAFAHVDRTTGSLTINQLGQLPAVTLSFNLPAGVSLGDAVARIDELKTEQKFPATLTTAFAGNAKTYQDSVANQGILLIAAVVTIYIVLGILYESYIHPFTILTGLPSAVIGALLALRLCGMDLSLIAVVGLLMLIGIVKKNAIMMIDVALVTQREGKPPDEAIFEAAKLRFRPIMMTTLAALLGVVPIALGIGAGAELRQPLGVALVGGLLVSQFVTLYMTPTLYIYMEQLAAGTRALRGRLFGRAPDKVTASAG from the coding sequence ATGAACGTCTCCGAATTCTGCATCCGCCACTCGGTCGCCACGACCCTGATGTCGGCGGCGCTCGTGGTGTCGGGCATGTTCGCCTATATGTTCCTGCCGGTGGCGGCGTTGCCGCGCACCGAGTTCCCGACCGTCAACGTCACGGCAACGCTGTCCGGCGCCTCGCCCGACACCATGGCCAACGCGGTCGCGACGCCTTTGATCAAGCAGTTCTCGGCGATCGCCGGCATCGACTCGATCAGCTCGAGCAGCTCGCAGGGCCAGACCCAGATCACCATCACGTTCGAGCTCAGCCGCGACATCGACGCCGCTGCGGCCGATGTGCAGTCGGCCATCGCGCGCGTGCAGAAGCAACTGCCGCAGGAGATGACCGACCCGCCGAGCTACCGCAAGGTCAATCCCGCGGACGCGCCGATCCTGCTCCTGGCGCTCAGCAGCAAGATTGCGCCGCTGCAGGACCTCGACGCCTTCGCCCAGCAGGTGGTCTCGCCGGCACTGTCGACCATCGACGGCGTGGCGCAGTTGCAAGTGTTCGGCAGCCAGAAGTATGCGGTGCGCATCCAGCTCAATCCCGACACCCTGGCCGCGCGCGGCATCGGCGTGGACGAGGTCCAGGCCGCGATCGCCGCCGCCAATGCCAACACGCCGATCGGCACACTGAAAAATACTCAGCAGGCGCTCACCATCCAGGCGCGGACCGAACTGTCCAACGCCGACCAGTTCCGCAACATCATCGTCGCGGTGCGCAATGACCGGCCAATCCGGCTCGGCGAACTCGCCGTCGTGTCCGACTCCGTCGAGAACAATCAGACCGCAAGCTGGTACAACGGCACCCGCGCGATCCTGCTCGGCGTCTATCGCCAGCCGGAGGCCAACACGGTCGACGTGGTCGATCAGATCAAGAAGCTCCTGCCGAGCTTCGAGAGTCAGTTGCCGCGCGGGGCCGCGTTGAACGTCCTCAACGACCGCTCCACGTCGATCCGCGAAGCCGTGCATGACGTGCAGCTCACGCTGGCGCTGACCGTTGCGCTGGTGATCATGGTGATCTTCCTGTTCCTGCGCAAAGTCTCGGCCACCGTGATCCCAGCATTGGCGGTGCCGATCTCGCTGATCGCGACGCTCGGCGCGATGTATCTGCTCAACTTCAGCATCGACAACATCTCGCTCCTGGGGCTCACGCTTGCGGTCGGCCTCGTGGTCGACGACGCCATCGTGATGGTGGAGAACATCCACCGTCACATGGAGGAAAAAGGCCTGGGCGCCTTCGAGGCCGCGCTCGAAGGCAGCCGCGAGATCGGCTTCACCATCATCTCGATCACGGTGTCGCTGGTCGCGGTGTTCATCCCGGTGCTGCTGATGGGCGGCATCATCGGACGCATCTTCAACGAATTCGCGATCGTGGTGACCGTGGCCATTGCCGCCTCGGCCTTCGTGTCGTTGACGCTCACGCCGATGCTGGCCTCGAAAATCCTGCCGCGGCCGGACGAGCACGAGAAGGCAGGCGAGCCCCACGGTTGGACCGCGTTCTTCGAGCGTGGCTTTGCGAGGGTGCAGCGCGGCTACGACCGAACCCTGCAGACGAGTCTCAGCCACAAGCCCGCGATGCTGGCGCTGTTCTTCGTCACGCTGGCCGGCACTGCTTGGCTTGTTGTCTCCACGCCGAAAGGCCTGTTCCCGCAGGAGGACATCGGCCAGCTCTCGGTCTCGACCGAGGCACGACAGGACGTGTCGTTCGAGGCCATGGTCGCTCTGCAGCAGCAGGTTGCCGACGCCTACCAGCGCTCGCCGCACGTGGCGAGCGTCGCCTCGGTGGTCGGCGGCAACGCGCTGAACGCCGGCAAGCTCTATGTCGAGTTGAAGCCGCGCAACGAGCGGCCGGACTTGCAGAAGGTTCTGTCCGATCTCCGCCGTGACACCGCGCGCATTGCCGGCATCCGCACCGTGGCCTCGGCGGTGCAGAATTTGCGGATCGGCGGGCGTTCAAGCCGTGCGGACTACCAGTTCGTGCTGCAAGGCCTCGACCGGCCGCAGCTCTACGAGTATTCGCAGAAGATGTACCAGGCGATGGCCGCCGACCCGCATTTCGCCGACGTCAACAGCGACCTGCAGATCAACGCCACCCAGGCGACGCTCGTCGTCGACAAGGACAAGGCCAGTTCACTCGGCATCTCGGCCGCGCAGCTTCGCTCGACGCTCTATTCCGGCTTCGGCAGCCGCCAGGTCTCGACCATCTTCGGCACCGGCGACAGCTTCGCCGTGATCATGGAGTTCAACGACAAGGTCAACTGGACCACCGCCGAGCTTCCCGACGTGCGCATCCGCAACAGCGCCGGCAAGCTCGTGCCGATCGGCGCCTTCGCCCATGTGGACCGTACGACGGGTTCGCTCACCATCAATCAGCTCGGCCAGCTTCCCGCGGTGACGCTGTCGTTCAATCTGCCGGCCGGCGTGTCGCTCGGCGACGCGGTGGCGCGGATCGACGAACTCAAGACCGAGCAGAAATTCCCGGCAACGCTGACCACGGCATTCGCCGGCAATGCCAAGACCTATCAGGACTCGGTCGCCAACCAGGGCATCCTGCTGATCGCCGCGGTGGTGACGATCTATATCGTGCTGGGCATCCTCTACGAGAGCTACATCCATCCGTTCACGATCCTGACCGGATTGCCGTCGGCGGTCATCGGCGCGCTGCTGGCGCTGCGTCTGTGCGGCATGGACCTCAGCCTGATCGCTGTCGTCGGTCTGTTGATGCTGATCGGCATCGTCAAGAAGAATGCCATCATGATGATCGACGTCGCGCTGGTGACGCAGCGCGAGGGCAAGCCTCCCGATGAGGCGATCTTCGAGGCTGCGAAGCTCCGCTTCCGGCCGATCATGATGACGA